The following nucleotide sequence is from Megalops cyprinoides isolate fMegCyp1 chromosome 19, fMegCyp1.pri, whole genome shotgun sequence.
TTCAGTGGCTATCTTAATTGTTATATTTGTGCAGGGAGGTTCTTTCTTAATATTTTAGTTGAAAAGCACAGTGATGCTTCCAGCTTTCCTATTCGGTGTCTCCAGTCTCCAGAGGGCATAGCAAGACAGCCTGTTCTCTCCATTCAGATGCAAATAGTGGGAGGCTTTGATTATCGTAGTTAGTCATACTTCCACAAAAGACTTTCAAATgagcttgttttattgtttaataaaaataaaggctCTGTGGTGTGGGCTCCTGTGGTAGTGAAGGTGGGGAATAATATATATGAACACAAGAATGTGGGTGAATTGTATTTTAAAGTTGTTGTCTGGAAGGGATGCCTCAACTTGATTCTTGCAGAGTTCGTAGCTGTGGAGGAAAACAAGGCTGGCTTCAAGTGAATTGTTTGCGTGGGGCTGGTTTGGTATTTTGCAGCATATTGGACAGTCCTGCATATTCAGTCTTCATGTTATATCCCAAGAAAATGCCCCCCAGTGATTTGCAGACTGCATTGTACAGGAATTCATTTTATGTGGCTTTAGTATAGTGGATGAAGGAGAATATTAATATGCCTCATGGGATGTCCCCCATAGAGAAGTTAAGCTCCCCATATACAGGTCTTATTTAGCCTTTATGAAACCCTGTGTGGCCTGAACATGGTGCTGTTTGGTTTCTGTGATTTTCACAAAGTTCCCACTAATTTGACGTAATCCATGCTGTGTCCCTGAGCGGTCCGtccactgtctgtgtctgtggcctCACACTTAACCGTGTAAACGCTGTCCCTCACAAGAAAGTGGAATTGAATGTAAAATGGAATGATCCTAAACTTACAAGTGTTACCAGAGTTCCAAGGGTGGTGGAACTTTACCAGTCTGCAGTGTGTGCGAAGTTGTAGCTTCATATTGTCTGAGAGTAGTTTTACAGAGACACTCTCTAGTTGCATTGCTGCTGAGAATCAAATCTAAAAACCGGCTTGGCCTTGCTGTGctggtctccatggagacccGTCATGCCTGGATGCACAGCGTCATCCTCTGCTGTAAGAAATATGGCTGCTGCTATCCGTCAAACTCCAGCCCTCGAATTCAGCAAGTCATCCGGaatctctgtctcttcttcagCTTGATTTGGActagttcatttatttttggaattggCTGCCATTGCACAGAAATTCAAAACGGGGTAATTTCCAACAGTCTTAGTGTTTTAGGAAACACTTTGATCTCATGAACAGCTGGAATTTGATGCAAGAGCTTTAAGGAAATGATCTGAGCTTTTTTCAGCTCTCcaagcttttttatttttgtatttgtaaatatggAGAAAATTGTACAATGATTACAGTGCATATGTAATAATACTGgatgcattttgtatttacGCTGGTGTTGTGAGACTAATGTGTGGATTGTTGACTGACCAGTTGAAGAAACCAGACTTCAGTTCCCATAATGCACCCGAGAGGAGCCTGCCCTCACTCTGCATGTGTCCAGAATTTTGGGGATTGTTTCACTGTTACCCTCACTGAATGGGGGTGGAGGAGTGGAGCTGAAATAGTTTGACCCATGCAATACCTTTATCCCTCAACAAAGCCAGAATCTGGCTGCCTCTTTCACAATTACTAGTATTCACCATGCAAAACAGTATCACGAGTTCCCTTTATTTGAAACATGCAGTATCACTGAGTTCCAAAGAGTCAGTAATCTGTGCTACCCACCCAGATGCCATGTCCACAAGGTGATCTTGGCGAATGAGTGTTGGAGTTGCTAAACCTCTCTCTTGCTGTTCTTTCCCCCCCACACTGCTTCCTGCTCAGGCCCATGAAGACAGCCACGAGTCCTTGACCTCCCTCCCTCGCCGGGACACCATGGGGAGTTTTCTGCCAGACAGCTCCTCCTATGAGCTCCTTACCATCATAGGTCAGTCCAGGCCAAGTTCTGCCTCAGGGCTCACTCGCCAACCTGTCCGCAGACACAAACACGTCTGCCTTTTCAGGAGACATTGATGCAGATGTGCATAAAACCTTCCTGGATTCAGAATATGTGGAGTGCACGTGATTGCACTGAAGCATTGGAGTGCTTCCAGTACACTTCTTGTAGGTTGCTCTGAACAAGACCGTCTGCCaattgaataaatatgaatgtgtttagACATGGGATTAAATATGTGATATGCATTATTTGAAAGACGACATTTTAGACCACCTTTTTCTACAGTAGGGACTGTAGGATATTCTGAATAGTAGGTCTTTGTTATTACAACCATTGTTGGAACAGCAGTTAAAGTCAGTCATTTGGAAGTTGCTCCCTCAGATTTGTGACGTGTGTTGATCTCTCTCGTTCCGTCTCAGGCAGGGGGCTGGAGGACCTGATGACAGTCAACCTGGCCAGATACCGTCCCACTGGAGAACACGTGGCCATCCGCCGCATAGACCTGGAGTCGTGCACCAACGACATGGTCAACTACCTGCAGGTGCCCGACACTGAACGTCTTCTCACCATCTCTACGTTTACGTGACTTAAAAAGGAAAACGGCGAAAAAATCTCACCTTTCTCAACACTACAGGGGGAGCTCCACGTGTCCAAGCTGTTCCATCACCCCTGCATTCTGCCCTACAAGAGCATCTTTATTGCGGAGAACGAGCTGTGGGTTATCACCCCCTTCATGGCCTACGGTGAGAGGAAGGACACACCGTTTCCCTTATGTATGATGTGTGCCCTTGTTCCTTCATCGTGCACTGTGCCCGCAGGCTCAGCCAGAGACCTGATCAGCACCCACTTCACTGAGGGCATGAGTGAGCTGGCCATCGCCTGCATCCTGCTGAGCGTCCTGAAAGCCCTGGACTACATCCACCACATGGGCTACGTGCACCGGTGAGCCACACAGCTCCCCCGTACAGGGACACACCATCTTCCAATGGCTGCCTGTTCATCCCTGCTTTGAGGGAACTGGCAAACTTGTTCCTCACTATGATGAGAAAAGGATGAATTTATACTAAGTTCATATGAATGTAGAATGTGTCGCCTGcaagcagaggtggacaccccgggttcagaaagtaaaagtcctgccacgtatttgttccacccatgcactaccccagctgaatttaattagcacagctcttcagccaggtagatgagctaattagtgaaatcaccttgtttagtgaatggctagaacaaatacatggtaggacttttactttctgaagccggggtgtccactTCTGCCTGCAAGTTTGCattgctgtgcatgtgtgaaaatgttacCTCATCCCACTGGGCAGGAGTGTGAAGGCCAGCCATGTGCTGGTGTCTGCAGACGGCCAGGTCTACCTGTCGGGGCTCCGCAGCATATTCAGCCTGATCCGGCACGGCCAGCGAGCTCGAGTCGTCCACGACTTCCCCCAGTACAGCGTCAAGATGCTGCCCTGGCTCAGCCCGGAGGTGCTGCAGCAGGTACCATACCATACCAGCGTGCATAATCACACACGCTGTCTCGGATGAGATCTGTTGTCTCATTGCAAATAATCCTCCCCTCTGGCCATTTCAGAATCTGCAGGGATACGACTTTCGCTCCGATATCTACAGCCTGGGCATTACCGCGTGCGAGCTGGCCAACGGACACGTGCCCTTCAAGGACATGCCAGCCACCCAGGTGAGCAGGGTGTGTGGTAGTTTGTAGGTAGGAATGTACGCTCGAAAGCTACCGTGTGAGTGTGCGTCTATCCTtcatcccctctcccctctctttccctgagtGCAGATGCTCCTAGAGAAGCTAAACGGCACAGTGCCCTGCCTGCTGGACACCAGCACCATCCCCCCGGAGGAGCTCTCCATGAAGCCCTCGCGCTCGGGGGCCGACTCTGGCATCTGCGAGGGCCCCGGGGCCTGCGGGGCCCGGCACACTAACGGggagccctcctcctcctccagcagccacCCCTACAACCGTACCTTCAGCCCTCACTTTCATGCCTTCGTGGAGCTCTGCCTCCAGCGGGATCCCCAAAAGAGGTGGGTCTCTCCCACGCCCATCTCTTCTTACACACGCCCACCATCTGAGCCACATTCTGCTGTCTCACGTCCCTACTCACTGACTCGCGGCCTAAGGTCTGATAATCCTCTGCGGCCTCTGCAGTGGAAATAGGGGtgacaaagaaaagaacagaaattgaTATTCCTGGAAGATTGTATTCCTAGATATGTTGACTACTTTTGCTGGTTTGTCAAGGTTGTTCTATTCTTTTCATTGTTGTGCTTTGTTTCATAGGCCATCTGCCAGTGCCCTTCTTGGCCACTCCTTCTTCAAACAGGTAAgtcctctgcctctgtgacGTTCACTTAGTAAACGGACAGGGATAGATGTTAGTTTAGGCTCTCCATAGAGAATGACTGGATAGTCCGAAGTGCAGTGAGACTGAGTGATGGTGAGATTCTGTGTTTCCCGTATAATGCTATAGCAAATCCAGACTCCTAGTACCCCCCTGTCCTCTCCAGATAAAACGGCGTCCGTCTGAGGCTCTCCCGGAATTGCTGCGGCCTGTGTCGCCCATCACCAGCTTTGAGTGCTCCCAGCTGCCCGACTCCCCCTCTGGCCTGGCCAGCTTGGAGTCCAGCCTCAGCCACCTGGATGTGGATGACTGGGACTtctgacagcagagaggggcatAGGCCAATTTTAACTAAAAGTGGACTTGGCTAATTTTACTACCCCTGTAaatattcaaatggaaaaaaataaggacTTTGATAATGAAAGTGGATATTTGGTGGGATGCTTTTCTTGACCCTGCTGTCTCTCAAGGGCTTCAAGACACACGTGAAAACCCTGACAGAGGCTTTTCTTGAACTCACCTCTAGACATGTTACACAGGGGCAGTTTGctccttcttttttccctttgggcatctttcaggtttgtcaaagTTTGGGCATCCTTTTCATGTATATAAGGGCTGGCTGCCTCTCACACCCCATCACTCTTCAGAACAACATCCATGTCCTCATTTGAGTTTTTGTTACCTGATGATTGTTTAATCAGCACACCTTTTTCAACAGAGGTCCTCCTAATGAGCACAACTTAATGTTTCATGTTCTGATACAAAAGTGCCAATTCATGAAAAGCACTGCACTCTCTCACTTAACTGTTACTTCTACTTGAAAGTCTGTTACCTCATGTATAAAAACTAAACCTGAAGATAATGCTAGGTGTGTCAGAGGAACTAAGCAGGATTGCTTTTCTGCATCCATCACTGTTACATTACcctaactgaaaactgaatgtaaTAACATTTTTGGATCTGGTTACAAGTCAAACAGGGGTAAACATGAGCTAGAGGCAGAACTGTTTGGTCGTTGTACCCAAtgattaaaatcaatttaactCACAGACCTTGGTGAAATGGATTCTCCTGTACCAGTGTAGTAATGAGACTAAACAGTCTACCAAAACATCCATTTATTCCAAAGGACTTGACACTACACCACaatcaaaaaaggaaactaaattaaaaatattgtttactgtgctttaataaaaataaaaaagggggtTTGCTAGTCTTCTTCATCGGAGGGTGGCTGGTCTGTCTGGGCCTGATGTTTCTGGATCTTGGCCATCAGCTCTGAAACGAGACCGACAGTTTGCAGTGTGGTAAGAAATGGTGCTGACAGACAttcctcctccacttcctcaATTCTATAACTGATATcctattaatgttttattatggtATGAGGCATTTATCTGAACATATAATAGCCATGGACTGCACTAGTTACAAAGTCATGCGATAAGTTTTGTAACTTTGAATCCTACTGTTAGTTTCATACTTAAGCATCAGGTCTAcagatgaattcatttttctgCATATGATGGGAAAAACAGGGCTGTTAAATACTCAGTTATGGATGTTCATACACATGCTTCGTTGTGCCACTGACTGTCGCTACCTTTGGCTGGGTTGAAGACCCCGTTGGTTTGCGCATTGCAAACGTAGCAGCGCTTGGACTTGCGGTAATGCTGAAGAGCACAAGCTTCGCAGAAGTAGTGCCGGCACCTGGAAACAGAAGCGCTAATCAGCACCGCTGGGAAACCTCTCTCCAGATCCTCGGCTTGGGAAGAAGAGGCATGAACATGCCATTGCTGCCACGACAGTTACTTTTCTACCTTTGAATTGAACGGATGGGTGAAAGAAATGGCTATACAATGGCACCCATTTCTTGTATTCATAGTTTCATGGTGTGAGACTAACAACCATCCAGTGCTTGCTTAGCCAATTCAGTGTCACTGAGACTGAAGGTGTTTCCAaaccaccccccgcccccaataGAAAAGTACATGAAAAAGGGTGCATCCAAAAAAATTCTTTTCATATATTTGATACTGATCGGCTGTTGGAAGTATGGTCCTCTTGATAACATATTTTAGTCATTCTGCACAGCCACAGGAAACACTAGGGTAGGAATCTCACTTGGTGATGATGGGGTTCTTGAAGGACTTCCTACAGATGAAGCACTTGAAGGGCAGGTCCTCCTCATCACTGCTCACCTCGTAGTTTTCCTCATCTACAAATGCAATGCATGAGCACAGCGATCGCACATGCAGATGGACATCAAGTTACAGAGCAAGAGGAAATGTTCTGTCCacaagagcacagcagcagtatACCATATGCTCTCTAATGAGAGCCCACATCCAAACTGTTCAGACTCACCGTTGGCCCCGTACCGCCCCTCATCCAGCTCTCTCTCGATCTGCCAGCCGTGTTTGTAATCAGAACGGTCGTGCAGGAACTTGCAGCTGTCTGAGAGGAAATGCAGATGAAAGCATGACTTATTACCAGCACTGGAGTTACCCGGGCTGCAGGTGGTGCAAGTGATAATATGATTGtacagactctctctctgtttaaaaagacatttgagTGGCtttaattgaataaaaatagcatttggGGTTTtactgattttctttctttaagaTGGTCATTCTCCAgagttaaaaaaagattttcacgtttttaaattacagtgatTCTGTTTATGTAGTAAACTGTGTCCTCTGGTGCTATAtcagaaaaagggaaacaatgtTCATCATCTATGTGCATAAACCTAAGTCATACTGCACTGACAGACTAAGCTTGTAGCTTCTTGAAATAAACCATCAGGTCAAGAAAGAAGACAAACCGATATGATTAGAGACAATATTTAAATGGGTCTTCTAAGGGACTTGGCAAAATTGGATGCTCTGAAAATAGCAATTATATAGCTACCATGCTAGCTAACCAACCGTGTTAGCTTTCTAGTTAGGCTAACTAGCCAAGTCAAATCAGAATAGCAACAGCAATGCATgctatgaataaaaatataacagatTACCCTCTGCATTAAACAACTATAGCTCACCAGCTTATTGACAATGGTCCTGCAGgcacattatacattataggcatttataaatcaccataaatatttgtacataaatgtatgtattaacagcacaacagcaaagggaaataaatgccaagcactgtcatttttcaaaataaggTCTGATCGTATCACTAACTTTCAGTCCTTCCATTATTGTACATCCTGTATTTTTCCTGAGTTTTTGTgatcaaaaaccaaaaacaattgGGCTTAATTGTAATAGAACAGATCATTGTTTGATTTACACCAACAggttttaattatattttcatttgcaattttttGACCATATCACTGCAGTCAGTGATACACACTTGGAAACAGGAGCTGTAAGTACTTCAGGAATTTTTAAGTTCATTCCAGCTATGGACACTAAATTCAGATTCACTTTCGACACCTGAAATGTGACAAGAAACCAGCTGGCCTCCAGTCATGGGTACAGAATTTACAAGAGTACCATCCACTTAGCAGGAGAAGGGAGCCAGCTAGAACAGCTATGTTCTGTAAGGGTCACCCAAAACCACAATGCCTACTCACCCCCGAAACCACAAAAGCCCGTCTCCTTGTAGTCTTTGCAGATGTCGGGCTGATAATCCCAGCGCACTGTAGCCCTCAAGTGCTCTGGGGCCCGTATGGGGCCCTTCCTTTTAGAGGGGGGAAAATAGGAGAAAGTATACAAAAGTCACCTTGACTTCTCAGTAAAGTTTAATCTAAGTCTGAATGGATTGAAGAATAAATGACTATAGTGCTACAAGAAGTAAACAGCAATTATGAAAACTTTCTCAACTTTATACAATTTCAAGCATCTGAGAATCGGTGTAATCTTATTTTataaacagaggaagaaaaaagaagaaacagcagTCTCACAAGAAGTCTTTCCATTATTGaaacatgagcacacacacacacacacacacacacacacacacaaggctcACCTGACCATACCAGAAGACGCATTGCCCATGGTGGAATCTTTAGGTTTGATGAACTTTTGGTAGTTATTCATGCCACGGTAAATCTTATCGTCTTCCTGTCCTACAAGTTCCTGCAGCAAAACATTAACTTAGAAGCCATCCAGACAAAAATGTCAACATCCTCCCTGAAATCCATAGTGAATATTATTTAGCCAAAACAATGTGTACATTAGTCATACATTATGCATATCCATTCATAACGCATTACGATTATCTTTAAGGTATCACCCATGGTTTACTTGTACAATAGGTGAcaacacagtaaaatgtaatattaacgTATCTGTCCTTTGCAATCTTTACTACATGTTTCAGCTAGCCGtttccatcttaaaaaaaacaacttaaatgATTATCATTTTGagaataattataattacaatgaaatataaCATCACGCGTTACGCATTGCTCACCTCCTGGATTTTCTGGCTCCGTTCGAAAATCGCCTGTGCGtctttgtccctctctgtaTCCAGCGCGTACACCGCTGTCGCACCCATGTCTTCAGGACCTTCTGGTTTCTACCACACATGCGACATTTGAATTGAAAGTTAGCTATGATGTGTTTGCACGTCAATATTGGGATAACGAAGGAGACGGTGCAAGTCAGGTCATTCCACTGTTTCACTAGTTCAGTCGCAGCCTCAAATGGTACTCACTGCTGATCGGGTAGATTTGTAAGACACTGTAATGTTTTCCGGTTTGTCGTCATCACTTTCACTGGAGGACACCTTTTCTCGCTCTACCCTCTTTGTCTGGGGGGAAAGATCAATATTATAATCGATGTCCAA
It contains:
- the rnf113a gene encoding E3 ubiquitin-protein ligase RNF113A gives rise to the protein MAEDEPKATCTFLFKKSNKKFSARKRKASGSDKGSNSDEDSSAVIRREKKTSSSNPMIQKTKRVEREKVSSSESDDDKPENITVSYKSTRSAKPEGPEDMGATAVYALDTERDKDAQAIFERSQKIQEELVGQEDDKIYRGMNNYQKFIKPKDSTMGNASSGMVRKGPIRAPEHLRATVRWDYQPDICKDYKETGFCGFGDSCKFLHDRSDYKHGWQIERELDEGRYGANDEENYEVSSDEEDLPFKCFICRKSFKNPIITKCRHYFCEACALQHYRKSKRCYVCNAQTNGVFNPAKELMAKIQKHQAQTDQPPSDEED
- the strada gene encoding STE20-related kinase adapter protein alpha isoform X1 — protein: MSFLRWVSEKLSVESLRDLELFGEQAQGSSHWKAHEDSHESLTSLPRRDTMGSFLPDSSSYELLTIIGRGLEDLMTVNLARYRPTGEHVAIRRIDLESCTNDMVNYLQGELHVSKLFHHPCILPYKSIFIAENELWVITPFMAYGSARDLISTHFTEGMSELAIACILLSVLKALDYIHHMGYVHRSVKASHVLVSADGQVYLSGLRSIFSLIRHGQRARVVHDFPQYSVKMLPWLSPEVLQQNLQGYDFRSDIYSLGITACELANGHVPFKDMPATQMLLEKLNGTVPCLLDTSTIPPEELSMKPSRSGADSGICEGPGACGARHTNGEPSSSSSSHPYNRTFSPHFHAFVELCLQRDPQKRPSASALLGHSFFKQIKRRPSEALPELLRPVSPITSFECSQLPDSPSGLASLESSLSHLDVDDWDF
- the strada gene encoding STE20-related kinase adapter protein alpha isoform X3 produces the protein MGSFLPDSSSYELLTIIGRGLEDLMTVNLARYRPTGEHVAIRRIDLESCTNDMVNYLQGELHVSKLFHHPCILPYKSIFIAENELWVITPFMAYGSARDLISTHFTEGMSELAIACILLSVLKALDYIHHMGYVHRSVKASHVLVSADGQVYLSGLRSIFSLIRHGQRARVVHDFPQYSVKMLPWLSPEVLQQNLQGYDFRSDIYSLGITACELANGHVPFKDMPATQMLLEKLNGTVPCLLDTSTIPPEELSMKPSRSGADSGICEGPGACGARHTNGEPSSSSSSHPYNRTFSPHFHAFVELCLQRDPQKRPSASALLGHSFFKQIKRRPSEALPELLRPVSPITSFECSQLPDSPSGLASLESSLSHLDVDDWDF
- the strada gene encoding STE20-related kinase adapter protein alpha isoform X2, with protein sequence MAHEDSHESLTSLPRRDTMGSFLPDSSSYELLTIIGRGLEDLMTVNLARYRPTGEHVAIRRIDLESCTNDMVNYLQGELHVSKLFHHPCILPYKSIFIAENELWVITPFMAYGSARDLISTHFTEGMSELAIACILLSVLKALDYIHHMGYVHRSVKASHVLVSADGQVYLSGLRSIFSLIRHGQRARVVHDFPQYSVKMLPWLSPEVLQQNLQGYDFRSDIYSLGITACELANGHVPFKDMPATQMLLEKLNGTVPCLLDTSTIPPEELSMKPSRSGADSGICEGPGACGARHTNGEPSSSSSSHPYNRTFSPHFHAFVELCLQRDPQKRPSASALLGHSFFKQIKRRPSEALPELLRPVSPITSFECSQLPDSPSGLASLESSLSHLDVDDWDF